A stretch of the Oncorhynchus clarkii lewisi isolate Uvic-CL-2024 chromosome 9, UVic_Ocla_1.0, whole genome shotgun sequence genome encodes the following:
- the LOC139417068 gene encoding ladderlectin-like, translating to MTMLTSLLLLSAAFALGDANSLLEEDLCPSGWTKYGSRCLMFVKTTRSWPEAERYCVSLGDQLVSVPNVVEYLGANLASVHSSEEDQFLQALVLVKTVGFPPTWIGGFYSVKDRRWFWSDGSDFDHQNWAEGRPDAGARESCVHINFGGQQLWNNALCERSLPSVCSLRLLPLRQSIH from the exons ATGACCATGTTGACCAGTCTTCTGCTTCTCAGTGCTGCCTTTGCTCTGGGAGATGCAA ATTCATTGCTAGAAGAAGACTTGTGTCCTTCCGGTTGGACCAAATATGGATCACGCTGTTTAATGTTTGTAAAGACTACAAGGAGCTGGCCTGAAGCAGAG CGGTACTGTGTGTCCCTTGGTGATCAACTGGTGTCTGTACCCAACGTTGTGGAGTACCTTGGCGCAAACCTGGCATCTGTGCACAGCTCTGAGGAGGACCAGTTTCTACAGGCGTTGGTCTTGGTCAAGACTGTTGGTTTCCCTCCTACCTGGATTGGTGGATTTTATTCTGTTAAG GACAGGCGGTGGTTCTGGAGTGATGGCTCCGACTTTGATCACCAGAACTGGGCTGAAGGAAGGCCTGATGCTGGTGCCAGAGAGTCTTGTGTTCATATCAACTTTGGAG GTCAACAGCTCTGGAACAATGCATTATGTGAAAGGAGCTTGCCCTCTGTGTGCTCCCTGAGGCTCCTTCCGCTTCGCCAGAGTATCCATTAA
- the LOC139415793 gene encoding saxiphilin-like gives MAILTIILLVSTAFALGDTMIRPKTPCEDASDATLNGSIGAYIPTCDDDGQYTPEQCWGSTGYCWCVTSTGQKIPGTETPPGTAPINCSTQNGKIRPKTPCEIARENALKKVRPGVYVPTCDATGRYTPEQCSGSTGYCWCVNSSGQKIPGTETPPGTAINCSTKMKGVGSKM, from the exons ATGGCGATATTGACCATCATTCTGCTTGTCAGCACGGCTTTTGCTCTAGGAG ATACTATGATACGACCCAAGACCCCATGTGAGGATGCTAGCGATGCCACTTTAAATGGCTCAATTGGAGCCTACATCCCCACGTGTGACGACGATGGACAATACACCCCCGAGCAATGTTGGGGCTCTACAG GTTACTGTTGGTGTGTGACCAGTACTGGACAGAAGATCCCGGGTACTGAGACTCCACCAGGCACTGCTCCAATCAACTGTTCCACCCAGA ATGGTAAGATACGACCCAAGACCCCCTGTGAGATTGCTAGAGAAAATGCTTTGAAAAAAGTCAGGCCTGGAGTCTACGTCCCCACGTGTGACGCCACTGGACGATACACCCCTGAGCAATGTTCAGGCTCTACAG GTTACTGTTGGTGTGTGAACAGTTCTGGACAGAAGATCCCGGGTACTGAGACTCCACCAGGCACTGCTATCAACTGTTCCACCaag ATGAAAGGCGTTGGAAGTAAGATGTAG
- the LOC139417069 gene encoding ladderlectin-like, whose product MTMLTSLLLLSAAFALGDANSLLEEDLCPSGWTKYGSRCLMFVKTTRSWPEAERYCVSLGDQLVSVPNVVKYLGANLASVHSSEEDQFLQTLVLVKTVGFPPTWIGGFYSVKDRQWFWSDGYDFDHQNWAEGRPGAGARETCIHINFGGQKRWNNALCGRSFPSVCSLRLLPLRQTIH is encoded by the exons ATGACCATGTTGACCAGTCTTCTGCTTCTCAGTGCTGCCTTTGCTCTGGGAGATGCAA ATTCATTGCTAGAAGAAGATTTGTGTCCTTCCGGTTGGACCAAATATGGATCACGCTGTTTAATGTTTGTAAAGACTACAAGGAGCTGGCCTGAAGCAGAG CGGTACTGTGTGTCCCTTGGTGATCAACTGGTGTCTGTACCCAACGTTGTGAAGTACCTTGGCGCAAACCTGGCATCTGTGCACAGCTCCGAGGAGGACCAATTTCTACAGACGTTGGTCTTGGTCAAGACTGTTGGTTTCCCTCCTACCTGGATTGGCGGATTTTATTCTGTTAAG gACAGGCAATGGTTCTGGAGTGATGGCTACGACTTTGATCACCAGAACTGGGCTGAAGGAAGGCCTGGTGCTGGTGCCAGAGAGACTTGTATTCATATCAACTTTGGAG GTCAGAAGCGCTGGAACAATGCTCTATGTGGAAGGAGCTTTCCCTCGGTGTGCTCCCTGAGACTCCTGCCTCTCCGCCAGACTATACATTAG
- the LOC139417071 gene encoding ladderlectin-like, producing the protein MTMLTSLLLLSAAFVLGDANSLLEEDLCPSGWTKYGSRYLMFVKTTRSWPEAERYCVSLGDQLVSVPNVVKYLGANLASVHSSEEDQFLQTLVLVKTVGFPPTWIGGFYSVKDRQWFWSDGYDFDHQNWAEGRPGAGARETCLHINFGGQKRWNNALCGSSLPSVCSLRLLPLRQTIH; encoded by the exons ATGACCATGTTGACCAGTCTTCTGCTTCTCAGTGCTGCCTTTGTTCTGGGAGATGCAA ATTCATTGCTAGAAGAAGACTTGTGTCCTTCCGGTTGGACCAAATATGGATCACGCTATTTAATGTTTGTAAAGACTACAAGGAGCTGGCCTGAAGCAGAG CGGTACTGTGTGTCCCTTGGTGATCAACTGGTGTCTGTACCCAACGTTGTGAAGTACCTTGGCGCAAACCTGGCATCTGTGCACAGCTCCGAGGAGGACCAATTTCTACAGACGTTGGTCTTGGTCAAGACTGTTGGTTTCCCTCCTACCTGGATTGGCGGATTTTATTCTGTTAAG gACAGGCAATGGTTCTGGAGTGATGGCTACGACTTTGATCACCAGAACTGGGCTGAAGGAAGGCCTGGTGCTGGTGCCAGAGAGACTTGTCTTCATATCAACTTTGGAG GTCAGAAGCGCTGGAACAATGCTTTATGTGGAAGTAGCTTGCCCTCGGTGTGCTCCCTGAGACTCCTGCCTCTCCGCCAGACTATACATTAG